In Chryseobacterium gleum, a single genomic region encodes these proteins:
- a CDS encoding glycoside hydrolase family 25 protein, with protein sequence MTPRKYTKKTAKRVHKSRRKKYFFRRWVILAILIIALIGTGFYLKQTVSYYYALYFNKFKHKKLHNSEKEAARIQRILASNLDKTYGFDVSHYQNREDIKWDSLSIGNKTIPLEFVVMRATMGNRSADKHFDEFWESAKKHDLIRGAYHFYRADEDPVIQANNFLENVKLESGDLPPILDIEKIPKRKTNKKLVEDLKVWCKIIEDAYGEKPIIYTYYHYYKDFLKGEFDGYPLWLANYNDVPSPSPDDQWDFWQFTENGIVHGINAKVDLDIYNGSSWSLKRLTLD encoded by the coding sequence ATGACACCGAGAAAGTACACCAAAAAAACTGCCAAACGAGTCCACAAATCCCGACGGAAGAAGTATTTTTTCCGGAGGTGGGTGATATTGGCAATATTAATTATAGCACTGATAGGAACCGGTTTTTATTTAAAACAGACCGTTAGTTATTATTATGCCCTGTACTTTAATAAATTTAAGCATAAAAAACTTCATAACAGTGAAAAGGAAGCGGCAAGAATCCAGAGAATCTTAGCGAGTAACCTTGATAAAACCTATGGCTTTGACGTTTCCCACTATCAGAACAGGGAGGATATCAAATGGGACAGCCTAAGCATTGGAAATAAAACAATTCCACTGGAGTTTGTGGTGATGCGTGCAACCATGGGAAACCGAAGTGCCGACAAGCATTTTGATGAGTTCTGGGAAAGCGCTAAAAAACACGATCTTATCCGTGGAGCTTACCATTTTTACAGAGCGGATGAAGATCCTGTGATCCAGGCCAATAATTTTTTAGAAAATGTAAAACTTGAAAGCGGAGACCTTCCTCCGATTCTTGATATTGAAAAAATCCCGAAACGTAAAACCAACAAAAAGCTGGTTGAAGACCTGAAGGTGTGGTGCAAAATTATAGAAGATGCCTATGGTGAAAAACCTATCATCTACACGTACTATCATTACTATAAAGATTTTCTGAAAGGTGAATTTGACGGCTATCCCTTATGGCTGGCCAATTATAATGATGTTCCCTCCCCTTCTCCAGATGACCAGTGGGACTTCTGGCAATTTACAGAAAACGGAATTGTACACGGCATCAATGCAAAAGTGGATCTCGATATTTACAATGGCAGTTCATGGTCGTTGAAAAGACTGACACTGGATTAG
- a CDS encoding carboxypeptidase-like regulatory domain-containing protein, which yields MKIFHTLFFLIPVIALKAQVISGTVIAKNENKPIPYVKVGIEKSSTGTISDEKGNFSIDLSSVDPLQTIKIEVPGYDLYHETVQSFKQHHQQKIFLTEKTKNIKEVTIKPKKLVDKNWGVNTKTKSVIYSVNPEFDMKSFLGETALEFNAKKRSKIKNINLNIASYVSAQPVLMRYSIYSEKNGFPDKNILDEEITVELTEDMIKDGTYTLDVNDRNIWVQGKFFIGIQFLKAFDGRIKISAALFRTGFIREFYGDWQKMTIAAPAINIDVKMDNNDSNNQNEND from the coding sequence ATGAAAATATTCCATACTCTGTTTTTTCTTATTCCTGTCATTGCCCTTAAAGCACAGGTTATTTCCGGAACCGTTATTGCCAAAAATGAAAATAAGCCGATTCCCTATGTGAAAGTTGGGATAGAAAAGAGTTCAACCGGTACAATCTCTGATGAAAAAGGAAATTTTTCAATAGATCTTTCCAGTGTTGATCCCCTGCAGACCATCAAAATAGAGGTGCCTGGCTATGATCTTTATCATGAAACCGTTCAGAGTTTTAAACAACATCATCAGCAAAAAATATTTTTAACAGAAAAAACTAAAAATATTAAAGAGGTTACCATTAAGCCGAAAAAACTGGTTGATAAAAATTGGGGAGTTAATACAAAGACGAAAAGTGTTATTTATTCCGTAAATCCGGAATTTGATATGAAAAGTTTTCTCGGAGAAACAGCTTTAGAATTCAATGCTAAAAAAAGATCAAAAATTAAAAATATCAATCTGAATATCGCCAGTTATGTTTCTGCACAGCCTGTCTTGATGAGATATAGTATTTATAGTGAAAAAAATGGATTTCCGGATAAGAATATTCTTGACGAAGAAATTACAGTTGAGCTCACTGAAGATATGATCAAAGACGGAACATATACTCTGGATGTGAATGATCGTAATATCTGGGTGCAGGGAAAATTCTTTATTGGTATACAGTTTTTAAAAGCATTTGACGGCAGGATCAAAATAAGCGCAGCTTTGTTCAGAACAGGATTTATAAGAGAGTTTTATGGTGACTGGCAGAAAATGACCATTGCTGCACCAGCCATTAATATTGATGTGAAAATGGATAACAACGACAGCAATAATCAGAATGAAAATGATTAA
- a CDS encoding 5' nucleotidase, NT5C type, protein MKKVIVDMDGVMADVYHQLVQFEKRDTGREVNINDLVGKPEIEAFPNGKKHVNEVGFFRTLPVMKGSREAIEYLNSKYELYIVSAGMEFPNSLREKYDWLAEHFPFITWEQIVLCGSKKVVSGDVMIDDYPKNLDHFSGQRLIFTQPHNELIENDTYKRVHSWEEIMSIL, encoded by the coding sequence ATGAAAAAAGTAATTGTTGACATGGATGGGGTAATGGCAGATGTGTATCATCAGCTGGTGCAATTTGAAAAAAGAGATACCGGAAGAGAAGTTAATATCAATGATTTAGTAGGAAAGCCGGAGATAGAAGCCTTTCCAAACGGAAAAAAACACGTTAATGAAGTAGGTTTTTTCAGAACTTTACCGGTAATGAAGGGCAGCCGTGAAGCAATAGAATATCTGAACAGTAAATATGAACTTTATATTGTGTCAGCCGGAATGGAATTTCCCAACAGCTTAAGAGAAAAATACGACTGGCTCGCGGAACATTTTCCATTCATTACATGGGAACAGATTGTTCTTTGTGGAAGCAAAAAAGTAGTCTCCGGAGATGTCATGATTGATGATTATCCTAAAAACTTAGATCATTTTTCCGGTCAGAGATTAATTTTCACCCAGCCTCATAATGAGTTGATCGAAAATGATACTTACAAAAGGGTTCACTCCTGGGAAGAAATTATGAGTATCCTTTAA
- a CDS encoding ABC-F family ATP-binding cassette domain-containing protein yields MNYVSAENLTKSYGIKVLFKNISFHINEGDKIAIVAKNGSGKSTLLKILMGKEIADSGTAIINKDIQVVLFDQEIDYDPNLSIEEFMMTLDSEPILALKNYHQSLHSTDNDFIEKALVDMEVHKAWDLENEMKQILSQLKITDLEAKMGTLSGGQIKRVALAKLLTETRAEHRHTLLIMDEPTNHLDVDMVEWLENYLNKAKITLLLVTHDRYFLDSVCDIIWEMEDQNLYVHNGSYATYLENKMIREENLNATIDKANNLYRKELEWMRRQPKARTTKSKSRIDAFYETEKVAKTDTRKDGLELDFEMKRLGNKILELKHIDKSFGPKVLLKDFSYQFQRGEKVGIVGKNGAGKSTLLNIIQGYEKADKGEIETGETISFGYFSQKGLTYKEDERVIDFIKEIAEFYPLANGKSLSASQFLRLFLFDDQTQYSPISKLSGGEKRRLHLMYILYQNPNFLIFDEPTNDLDLPTLTVLENFLQQFQGSLIIVSHDRYFMDRIVDHVLAFEGNGKIRDFVGNFSEYREARSREEALEKNTATKPEPVKEPVSTVQSTGPSNTKRKLTFKEQRELETIEKEMPELEEQRAKILDKLNNEADYEKIAKLSSELETVSEKLENHEMRWLELQELL; encoded by the coding sequence ATGAATTACGTTTCTGCAGAAAATCTTACCAAATCTTATGGCATCAAGGTTTTGTTTAAAAACATTTCTTTTCACATCAATGAAGGAGATAAAATAGCTATTGTTGCCAAAAACGGGAGTGGAAAATCTACGCTTCTGAAAATATTAATGGGTAAAGAAATTGCAGACAGCGGAACTGCGATCATTAATAAAGATATCCAGGTGGTATTATTTGACCAGGAAATCGATTATGATCCTAATCTCAGCATTGAGGAATTTATGATGACTCTTGATTCAGAGCCTATTCTGGCACTTAAGAATTATCATCAGTCACTGCATTCCACAGATAATGATTTTATTGAAAAGGCTTTGGTTGATATGGAAGTTCATAAAGCCTGGGATCTGGAGAATGAAATGAAGCAGATTCTTTCACAGCTTAAAATCACAGATCTTGAGGCGAAAATGGGAACTCTTTCCGGAGGACAGATCAAACGTGTAGCGTTAGCTAAACTCTTAACAGAGACAAGAGCTGAGCACAGGCATACCCTTCTTATCATGGACGAACCTACCAACCACCTTGATGTGGACATGGTAGAATGGCTTGAAAATTACCTGAACAAAGCAAAAATAACCTTATTGCTTGTAACGCACGACCGGTATTTCCTGGACAGCGTCTGTGATATTATCTGGGAAATGGAAGATCAGAATCTTTATGTTCATAACGGCTCGTACGCCACTTATCTTGAGAACAAAATGATTCGGGAAGAAAACCTTAATGCTACGATTGATAAAGCCAACAACCTTTACAGAAAGGAACTGGAATGGATGCGAAGACAGCCCAAAGCCAGAACTACAAAATCAAAAAGCCGAATTGATGCATTCTACGAAACTGAAAAAGTAGCCAAAACTGACACCAGAAAAGACGGGCTGGAACTGGATTTTGAAATGAAACGTTTAGGAAATAAAATTCTTGAACTTAAGCATATTGATAAAAGCTTTGGTCCTAAAGTTCTTTTAAAAGATTTCAGCTATCAGTTTCAACGCGGAGAAAAAGTAGGAATTGTTGGGAAAAATGGTGCCGGAAAATCTACCTTGCTTAATATTATTCAAGGTTATGAAAAAGCTGATAAAGGAGAAATTGAAACAGGAGAGACAATTTCTTTCGGTTATTTTTCACAAAAAGGACTTACCTATAAAGAGGATGAGCGCGTGATTGATTTCATCAAGGAAATTGCTGAGTTTTATCCTTTAGCCAATGGTAAAAGCTTATCTGCTTCACAGTTCCTGAGATTGTTCTTATTTGATGACCAAACTCAATATTCTCCCATTTCAAAGCTTTCAGGAGGTGAAAAAAGAAGACTTCACCTGATGTATATTTTGTATCAGAATCCAAACTTTTTGATTTTTGATGAGCCTACGAATGATCTTGACCTTCCGACATTAACGGTTCTGGAAAACTTCCTTCAGCAGTTTCAGGGATCTTTGATTATTGTTTCCCACGACAGATATTTCATGGACAGAATTGTAGATCATGTTCTGGCATTTGAAGGAAATGGGAAAATCAGGGATTTTGTAGGAAACTTCTCAGAATACCGAGAAGCCAGAAGCCGTGAAGAAGCATTGGAAAAAAATACAGCTACGAAGCCTGAACCTGTTAAAGAACCTGTTTCCACAGTGCAAAGTACAGGACCTTCAAATACAAAACGAAAATTAACTTTCAAAGAACAGAGAGAGCTGGAAACCATTGAAAAAGAAATGCCTGAACTGGAAGAACAGCGTGCTAAAATTCTGGATAAACTCAACAATGAAGCAGATTATGAGAAGATAGCCAAACTTTCTTCAGAGCTGGAAACCGTTTCAGAAAAACTGGAGAACCATGAAATGAGATGGCTGGAGCTACAGGAGCTACTTTAA
- a CDS encoding Gfo/Idh/MocA family oxidoreductase: MQLVKAGLCAFGMSGKVFHAPFLKEHPGFFISAVVERSKEESKEKYPEATIYRSVEEMLQQADIELVIINTPVQTHYEYAKKALEAGKNIIVEKPFTVNVSEAEELVKLAEEKGLFLSVYQNRRFDRDFLQVQKVLEEGKLGNIKEVEIRFDRFRTTPSGKQHKESPDQLGAGSLHDLGAHLVDQAVQYFGYPEKLFADVFSMKGKEFANDYFEILLFYKNDLRIRLKSSVFSKEGHYAYTVHGDRGTFLQERTDNQENELVAGAVPEYGKEWTQPLNAPDGILNYLNGDSETERILTSSEAGNYMDYYQKIYEHIVFGYALPSPGKEVIQNMKIIDASLESAKEERIIKL, encoded by the coding sequence ATGCAATTGGTAAAAGCAGGGCTTTGTGCCTTTGGAATGAGTGGAAAAGTTTTCCATGCACCGTTTTTAAAGGAGCATCCGGGATTTTTTATTTCTGCGGTGGTAGAAAGAAGTAAGGAAGAGTCGAAGGAAAAGTATCCGGAAGCAACAATTTACCGTTCCGTAGAAGAGATGCTTCAGCAGGCAGATATAGAACTGGTGATCATCAATACTCCCGTTCAGACTCATTATGAGTATGCCAAAAAAGCATTGGAAGCGGGCAAAAACATTATCGTGGAAAAACCTTTTACGGTAAATGTTTCTGAAGCGGAAGAACTGGTAAAGCTGGCTGAAGAAAAAGGATTGTTCCTGAGCGTATATCAAAACAGAAGATTTGACCGTGATTTTTTACAGGTTCAAAAAGTGTTGGAAGAAGGGAAATTGGGAAATATCAAAGAGGTTGAGATCCGCTTTGACAGATTCCGTACCACTCCCAGCGGAAAGCAGCATAAAGAAAGTCCTGATCAGCTGGGAGCTGGATCGCTTCATGATCTTGGAGCACATCTTGTAGATCAGGCTGTACAGTATTTTGGATATCCTGAAAAATTGTTTGCAGATGTATTTTCTATGAAAGGAAAAGAATTTGCAAATGATTATTTTGAGATTCTTTTATTCTATAAAAATGATCTCAGAATAAGACTGAAATCTTCGGTTTTCAGTAAAGAGGGTCACTATGCTTACACTGTTCATGGAGATAGAGGAACTTTCCTGCAGGAAAGAACCGATAACCAGGAAAATGAACTGGTAGCAGGTGCTGTTCCTGAATATGGAAAAGAATGGACACAGCCTTTGAATGCTCCGGATGGAATTTTAAACTACCTGAATGGTGATTCTGAAACAGAAAGAATTCTTACCTCAAGTGAAGCCGGAAATTATATGGATTACTATCAGAAGATCTATGAACATATTGTCTTCGGGTATGCCTTACCATCTCCCGGAAAAGAAGTTATTCAGAATATGAAAATCATTGATGCTTCTTTGGAAAGTGCAAAAGAAGAAAGAATAATCAAATTATAA
- a CDS encoding TonB-dependent siderophore receptor, which produces MKRQLLSLGLLFIAVSASSQLKNAEADTIRTQTIEDINLHKTGNPNQARTLSTKSNLTVMENPQPIAIVTHEIIEQQQAKQLSDVLQNVNGLYITSSRGNSQDSFGGRGFILGNDNIFKNGSRVNSGVFPEVSGLERVEVLKGANAMLFGNTAAGGVINMITKKPKFNFGGSMGLNGGSWNSYKPTVDIYGPLSKNIAFRVNGAYEYAESFRDVVESEKYYFNPSFLFNLSSKSQLIVEADYLKNNFTPDFGLGSITNPDGSYRINDILPKNAFLGADWQYQNVEQVSTNITFNHQFTDRWSLNAVASYQNYTKDYYSTERVQWGYEKDTNRLFWQRPLNKTFNEQNYTSLQVNINGEFNTGKINHKVLIGTDGDYGVQNNYTYTNPTVYGTNGNTAAINNNLYLDDPSSWASGKIPDASLKDRTRIPTQRFGIYIQDFISLTKQLKVIAGLRWSYLETMTNTKNTFSNDLGDVDQKNTAISDRAFSPKAGLVYMPNDNLSVFATYTNSFAQNTGKDIYEQALKPTTIDQYEAGVKKNFWNNALAVNLTVYQIIYNNYYQTAPQLANGQANSDSFYKEFAGKMRSRGIELDITGNPTENLSIIGGFSYNNSVYLDTPDGFGYVENQRLVRTPATTANASVFYKFTRFAKGLKVGAGAYFIGDRLAGWNDTKNGSTGLGARNGISRSFALKDYTTVMVSVGYEWKKFSIQGKVGNLFDVVNYNVHENYSVNPITPRNYYFTLTYKL; this is translated from the coding sequence ATGAAAAGACAATTACTTTCTTTAGGTCTTCTATTTATCGCTGTTTCGGCAAGTTCACAGTTGAAAAACGCTGAAGCAGACACTATCAGAACTCAAACTATTGAGGATATCAATCTTCATAAAACCGGAAATCCTAACCAGGCAAGGACATTATCGACAAAGTCAAATCTGACGGTAATGGAAAATCCTCAGCCGATTGCTATTGTTACCCATGAAATCATTGAGCAACAGCAGGCAAAACAGTTGAGTGATGTTCTTCAGAATGTAAACGGATTGTATATCACGTCATCCAGAGGAAATTCTCAAGACAGCTTTGGTGGCCGTGGTTTCATTCTAGGAAATGATAATATTTTTAAAAATGGTTCAAGAGTAAACAGTGGTGTTTTCCCTGAGGTAAGCGGCCTGGAAAGAGTAGAAGTTTTAAAGGGAGCAAATGCCATGCTTTTTGGTAATACTGCAGCTGGTGGTGTTATCAATATGATTACAAAAAAACCTAAATTCAATTTTGGTGGAAGCATGGGATTAAATGGTGGAAGCTGGAATTCTTATAAGCCAACAGTTGATATTTATGGTCCTTTATCTAAAAATATTGCTTTCAGAGTAAACGGAGCCTATGAATATGCGGAAAGCTTCAGGGATGTTGTAGAATCGGAAAAATATTACTTCAATCCATCATTCCTTTTCAATTTAAGTTCAAAATCACAATTGATCGTTGAAGCGGATTATCTTAAAAATAATTTCACTCCTGATTTTGGTCTTGGATCCATCACTAATCCTGATGGAAGTTATAGAATAAACGACATTCTTCCTAAAAATGCTTTCTTAGGTGCTGACTGGCAATATCAAAATGTGGAACAAGTTTCTACCAACATAACTTTTAATCACCAGTTTACAGACAGATGGTCATTAAATGCCGTTGCTTCTTATCAGAACTACACCAAGGACTATTATTCTACTGAAAGAGTACAGTGGGGATATGAAAAGGATACAAATCGTCTTTTCTGGCAAAGACCTTTAAATAAAACATTTAATGAACAAAACTATACTTCATTACAAGTTAATATTAATGGAGAGTTCAATACTGGAAAAATCAATCACAAGGTTTTAATTGGTACTGATGGAGATTATGGTGTTCAAAATAATTATACTTACACCAATCCGACTGTTTATGGAACTAATGGTAACACCGCTGCCATAAATAACAACCTTTATTTAGATGATCCATCAAGTTGGGCCAGCGGAAAAATACCTGACGCTTCCCTAAAAGACAGAACAAGAATTCCCACTCAAAGATTTGGTATTTATATTCAGGACTTCATAAGCCTTACCAAGCAGTTAAAAGTAATCGCTGGTTTAAGATGGTCTTATTTAGAAACAATGACCAATACTAAAAATACATTTTCAAACGACCTTGGAGATGTTGATCAAAAAAATACAGCTATATCAGACAGAGCATTTTCACCAAAAGCCGGTTTAGTATATATGCCAAATGATAACCTTTCCGTATTTGCAACTTACACCAATTCTTTTGCTCAAAATACAGGAAAAGATATTTATGAGCAAGCATTAAAGCCTACTACCATCGATCAATATGAGGCAGGTGTAAAAAAGAATTTCTGGAATAATGCTTTAGCTGTAAACCTAACAGTATATCAGATTATTTATAATAATTACTATCAGACCGCACCTCAATTGGCAAACGGGCAAGCGAATTCAGACTCATTCTATAAAGAATTTGCAGGAAAAATGAGAAGCCGCGGTATTGAGTTGGATATCACTGGAAATCCAACAGAAAACTTATCAATTATCGGAGGATTCTCTTATAATAACTCTGTGTATCTTGATACACCAGATGGTTTTGGATATGTTGAAAATCAGAGATTAGTCAGGACACCAGCCACAACAGCCAATGCATCTGTATTTTATAAATTCACTCGTTTTGCAAAAGGACTGAAAGTAGGTGCAGGTGCTTACTTCATCGGTGATAGGTTAGCTGGATGGAATGACACAAAAAATGGCTCTACAGGG